One Allostreptomyces psammosilenae DNA segment encodes these proteins:
- a CDS encoding cation diffusion facilitator family transporter — MEDPHAPPAPRPPGGGDTVHTRRTVLVALAANLAIACAKVVGGLVSGSPAMLSEAAHSVADSLNEVFLLTSLTRSRRRPDARHPFGYGKERFFWSLLAAVGIFVMGGCFSFYQGLNALRAPQAEPHGGYAVALVVLLVSLGAEGISLTRALFQVRRHAAASGRRFSKELRHGDEPALRTVLAEDATAVLGVLLAMGGIGLHLLTGAAAWEAAASLGIALLLMYVAYRLGRNARDELVGEAAAPALRQAVADFLERQPEIDAVTALLTMRLGPDTILLAARVDLEPGLESEHVEEAAVRIKHELAERWPALEQIFLDITEATRADRGRALRERRELDRMVADAERDRRPRGARPEP; from the coding sequence GTGGAGGATCCGCATGCGCCGCCCGCCCCCCGGCCACCCGGCGGCGGCGACACCGTCCACACCCGGCGGACCGTCCTCGTCGCCCTGGCCGCCAACCTGGCCATCGCCTGCGCCAAGGTCGTCGGCGGACTCGTCAGCGGATCCCCCGCCATGCTCTCCGAGGCCGCGCACTCCGTCGCCGACAGCCTGAACGAGGTGTTCCTGCTCACCTCGCTCACCCGCAGCCGGCGCCGACCGGACGCCCGCCACCCCTTCGGCTACGGCAAGGAACGTTTCTTCTGGTCGCTGCTCGCCGCCGTCGGCATCTTCGTGATGGGCGGCTGCTTCTCCTTCTACCAGGGGCTGAACGCCCTGCGCGCACCCCAGGCGGAGCCCCACGGCGGCTACGCCGTGGCCCTGGTGGTGCTGCTGGTCTCGCTGGGCGCCGAGGGGATCTCGCTCACCCGCGCCCTGTTCCAGGTCCGTCGCCACGCCGCCGCCTCGGGCCGCCGGTTCTCCAAGGAGCTGCGGCACGGTGACGAACCGGCCCTGCGGACCGTCCTGGCCGAGGACGCCACGGCCGTCCTCGGCGTCCTGCTGGCCATGGGCGGCATCGGTCTGCACCTGCTGACCGGCGCCGCCGCCTGGGAGGCCGCCGCCTCGCTCGGCATCGCGCTGCTGCTGATGTACGTCGCCTACCGGCTCGGCCGCAACGCCCGCGACGAACTCGTCGGCGAGGCGGCGGCCCCGGCACTGCGCCAGGCCGTGGCCGACTTCCTGGAGCGCCAGCCGGAGATCGACGCCGTCACGGCCCTGCTCACCATGCGACTGGGGCCCGACACGATCCTGCTGGCGGCGCGCGTGGACCTGGAGCCTGGCCTGGAGAGCGAGCACGTGGAGGAGGCCGCCGTGCGGATCAAGCACGAGCTGGCCGAGCGGTGGCCCGCCCTGGAGCAGATCTTCCTGGACATCACCGAGGCGACCCGCGCCGACCGCGGCCGTGCCCTCCGCGAACGGCGGGAACTCGACCGGATGGTGGCCGACGCGGAGCGGGACCGCCGACCGCGCGGCGCCCGCCCCGAGCCCTGA
- a CDS encoding family 2B encapsulin nanocompartment shell protein, with amino-acid sequence MTRSVESDAGFEEGRAQLSLGTAAARNLSTTTKSVPQMQGISSRWLLRVLPWVQVSGGTYRVNRRLTYTVGDGRITFSNTGSEVRVIPPELGELPILRGFTDTAVLETLADRFTQHEYSAGDVIVEAGQSADRVYLIAHGKLNKLGTGKYDDLTVLGVLADGEHFGDETLTGPASTWAYSIKALTRTTVLSLTREAFQEISARSETLRAHLDALAAAPAPARNKQGEAAIAVASGHTGEPTLPTTFADYELKPREYELSVAQTVLQVHTRVADLYNEPMDQIEQQLRLTIEALRERQENELVNNPEFGLLHNADLKQRIHTRSGPPTPDDLDELISRRRKTRFLLAHPRAIAAFGRECTKRGVYPQSTEVEGHAVLAWRGIPLLPCDKIPVTGTHTSSILALRTGEEDHGVIGLHQAGIPHEYQPSLSVRFMGISEKAIISYLVTAYYSAAVLVPDALGILEDVEVGN; translated from the coding sequence GTGACGCGGTCGGTGGAGTCGGATGCGGGTTTCGAGGAGGGGCGGGCCCAGTTGAGCCTGGGCACGGCGGCGGCACGCAATCTGTCGACGACGACGAAGTCCGTCCCGCAGATGCAGGGCATCTCCTCGCGCTGGCTGCTGCGCGTACTGCCCTGGGTACAGGTCTCCGGCGGAACCTACCGGGTCAACCGCCGACTCACCTACACCGTCGGAGACGGACGCATCACCTTCTCCAACACCGGCAGCGAAGTACGCGTCATCCCCCCGGAACTCGGCGAACTCCCCATCCTCCGCGGATTCACCGACACCGCCGTACTCGAAACCCTCGCCGACCGATTCACCCAACACGAGTACTCCGCAGGCGACGTCATCGTCGAAGCCGGCCAGAGCGCCGACCGCGTCTACCTCATCGCCCACGGCAAACTCAACAAACTCGGCACCGGAAAGTACGACGACCTCACCGTCCTCGGCGTCCTCGCCGACGGCGAACACTTCGGCGACGAGACGCTCACCGGGCCGGCCAGCACCTGGGCCTACAGCATCAAGGCGCTGACCCGCACCACCGTGCTGTCGCTGACCCGCGAGGCGTTCCAGGAGATCAGCGCGCGCTCCGAGACGCTCCGCGCCCACCTGGACGCCCTCGCCGCCGCGCCCGCCCCGGCACGGAACAAGCAGGGCGAGGCGGCGATCGCGGTGGCCTCCGGGCACACCGGGGAACCGACCCTGCCCACCACGTTCGCCGACTACGAACTCAAGCCCCGCGAATACGAACTCAGCGTCGCCCAGACCGTTCTCCAGGTCCACACCAGGGTCGCCGACCTCTACAACGAACCCATGGACCAGATCGAACAACAGCTCCGACTCACCATCGAAGCCCTCCGCGAACGCCAGGAGAACGAACTCGTCAACAACCCCGAATTCGGACTCCTCCACAACGCCGACCTCAAACAACGCATCCACACCCGCAGCGGCCCCCCCACCCCCGACGACCTCGACGAACTGATCTCCCGACGTAGGAAGACGCGGTTCCTCCTCGCGCACCCGCGGGCGATCGCGGCGTTCGGCCGGGAGTGCACCAAGCGGGGCGTCTACCCGCAGTCCACGGAGGTCGAGGGGCACGCCGTGCTGGCCTGGCGCGGAATTCCCCTGCTGCCCTGCGACAAGATCCCGGTGACCGGGACCCACACGAGTTCCATCCTGGCGCTGCGCACCGGCGAGGAGGACCACGGCGTGATCGGGCTGCACCAGGCGGGTATTCCGCACGAGTACCAGCCGAGCCTGTCCGTGCGCTTCATGGGCATCAGCGAGAAGGCGATCATCTCCTACCTCGTCACCGCCTACTACTCCGCCGCCGTCCTCGTCCCCGACGCCCTCGGCATCCTCGAGGACGTCGAAGTCGGCAACTGA
- a CDS encoding family 2B encapsulin nanocompartment shell protein — MTRSVESDAGFEEGRAQLSLGTAAARNLSTTTKSVPQMQGISSRWLLRVLPWVQVSGGTYRVNRRLTYTVGDGRITFSNTGSEVRVIPPELGELPILRGFTDTAVLETLADRFTQHEYSAGDVIVEAGQSADRVYLIAHGKLNKLGTGKYDDLTVLGVLADGEHFGDETLTGPASTWAYSIKALTRTTVLSLTREAFQEISARSETLRGHLDALAAAPAPARNKQGEAAIEVASGHTGEPTLPTTFADYELKPREYELSVAQTVLQVHTRVADLYNEPMDQIEQQLRLTIEALRERQENELVNNPEFGLLHNADLKQRIHTRSGPPTPDDLDELLATVWKDPSVILAHPRAIAAFGRECNKRGIYPQAIDFGGHSVPAWRGVPMLPCNKIPVTGTRTSSILALRTGEERQGVIGLHQTGIPDEYQPSLSVRFMGISEKAIISYLVTAYYSAAVLVPDALGILEDVEVGN; from the coding sequence GTGACGCGGTCGGTGGAGTCGGATGCGGGTTTCGAGGAGGGGCGGGCCCAGTTGAGCCTGGGCACGGCGGCGGCACGCAATCTGTCGACGACGACGAAGTCCGTCCCGCAGATGCAGGGCATCTCCTCGCGCTGGCTGCTGCGCGTACTGCCCTGGGTACAGGTCTCCGGCGGAACCTACCGGGTCAACCGCCGACTCACCTACACCGTCGGAGACGGACGCATCACCTTCTCCAACACCGGCAGCGAAGTACGCGTCATCCCCCCGGAACTCGGCGAACTCCCCATCCTCCGCGGATTCACCGACACCGCCGTACTCGAAACCCTCGCCGACCGATTCACCCAACACGAGTACTCCGCAGGCGACGTCATCGTCGAAGCCGGCCAGAGCGCCGACCGCGTCTACCTCATCGCCCACGGAAAACTCAACAAACTCGGCACCGGAAAGTACGACGACCTCACCGTCCTCGGCGTCCTCGCCGACGGCGAACACTTCGGCGACGAGACGCTCACCGGGCCGGCCAGCACCTGGGCCTACAGCATCAAGGCGCTGACCCGCACCACCGTGCTGTCGCTGACCCGCGAGGCGTTCCAGGAGATCAGCGCGCGCTCCGAGACGCTCCGCGGCCACCTGGACGCCCTCGCCGCCGCGCCCGCCCCGGCACGGAACAAGCAGGGCGAGGCGGCGATCGAGGTCGCCTCCGGGCACACCGGGGAACCGACCCTGCCCACCACGTTCGCCGACTACGAACTCAAGCCCCGCGAATACGAACTCAGCGTCGCCCAGACCGTTCTCCAGGTCCACACCAGGGTCGCCGACCTCTACAACGAACCCATGGACCAGATCGAACAACAGCTCCGACTCACCATCGAAGCCCTCCGCGAACGCCAGGAGAACGAACTCGTCAACAACCCCGAATTCGGACTCCTCCACAACGCCGACCTCAAACAACGCATCCACACCCGCAGCGGCCCCCCCACCCCCGACGACCTCGACGAACTCCTGGCCACGGTGTGGAAGGACCCGTCGGTGATCCTGGCCCATCCCCGGGCCATCGCCGCCTTCGGCCGGGAGTGCAACAAGCGGGGCATCTACCCGCAGGCCATCGACTTCGGGGGCCATTCGGTGCCGGCCTGGCGCGGCGTTCCGATGCTGCCGTGCAACAAGATCCCGGTGACCGGAACCCGCACCAGCTCCATCCTGGCACTGCGCACCGGCGAGGAGCGGCAGGGCGTGATCGGGCTGCACCAGACGGGGATTCCGGACGAGTACCAGCCGAGCCTGTCCGTGCGCTTCATGGGCATCAGCGAGAAGGCGATCATCTCCTACCTCGTCACCGCCTACTACTCCGCCGCCGTCCTCGTCCCCGACGCCCTCGGCATCCTCGAGGACGTCGAAGTCGGCAACTAG
- a CDS encoding sigma-70 family RNA polymerase sigma factor, with product MATRAVARTKRESTSTVRDVVEADRDLVGMYLDEIARTPLLDAEQEVELAKAVEVGVFARQLLDDGERLDGVTNEELERLAEAGDRAKDLFIRSNLRLVVAVARRYPRSGLPLLDLIQEGNAGLVRAVEKFDYAKGYKFSTYATWWIRQAITRSIADQSRTIRLPVHLVEELGRIRRVQRELARELGRDPEPEEIAVQLEAPASRVKDVLDWARDPVSLNMTVDDEGETQFGDLVEDTSAQSPEDAVMVMMRRQELSNLVERLDERTASIIRARYGIEDGRERTLTEVGKLHGLTRERIRQIEKHALVELKQMARRQGFEAA from the coding sequence ATGGCCACCCGTGCCGTTGCCCGAACCAAGCGCGAGAGCACCAGTACTGTCCGCGATGTTGTCGAGGCCGACCGCGATCTGGTGGGCATGTACCTGGACGAGATCGCCCGGACGCCGTTGCTGGACGCCGAGCAGGAGGTCGAGCTGGCCAAGGCGGTCGAGGTCGGCGTCTTCGCGCGGCAGCTCCTGGACGATGGCGAGCGCCTGGACGGCGTCACCAACGAGGAACTGGAGCGGCTCGCGGAGGCCGGGGATCGCGCCAAGGACCTGTTCATCCGCTCGAACCTGCGGCTGGTCGTGGCCGTCGCCCGGCGCTACCCGCGAAGCGGCCTGCCGCTGCTGGACCTGATCCAGGAGGGCAACGCCGGTCTGGTCCGCGCGGTCGAGAAGTTCGACTACGCCAAGGGCTACAAGTTCTCCACCTACGCGACCTGGTGGATCCGCCAGGCGATCACCCGTTCCATAGCGGACCAGTCGCGCACCATCCGGCTGCCCGTGCACCTGGTCGAGGAGCTGGGGCGCATCCGGCGGGTGCAGCGCGAACTGGCGCGCGAGCTCGGCCGGGACCCGGAGCCCGAGGAGATCGCGGTGCAGCTGGAGGCGCCCGCGTCCCGGGTCAAGGACGTCCTGGACTGGGCGCGTGACCCGGTCAGCCTGAACATGACCGTGGACGACGAGGGCGAGACCCAGTTCGGCGACCTGGTGGAGGACACCTCCGCGCAGTCGCCGGAGGACGCCGTGATGGTCATGATGCGCCGGCAGGAGCTCTCCAACCTGGTGGAGCGGCTGGACGAGCGGACGGCGTCCATCATCCGCGCCCGGTACGGCATCGAGGACGGCCGCGAGCGCACGCTGACCGAGGTGGGCAAGCTGCACGGCCTCACCCGGGAGCGGATCCGGCAGATCGAGAAGCACGCCCTGGTGGAGCTGAAGCAGATGGCGCGCCGGCAGGGATTCGAGGCCGCCTGA
- the mscL gene encoding large conductance mechanosensitive channel protein MscL codes for MLKGFRDFLMRGNVIDLAVAVVIGAAFTRIVDVLVKGVINPVVGAFGSTSLDGYHWCINGPCAYSGTEVTEGVAIMWGALLGATLNFLITAAVVYFIIVGPMRRLTELRKQEKAAEATVTVTELSVLTEIRDLLAAQRQEATGELPEQAAPRP; via the coding sequence ATGCTCAAGGGTTTCCGGGATTTCCTGATGCGCGGGAACGTCATCGATCTCGCCGTCGCGGTGGTGATCGGTGCCGCGTTCACCAGGATCGTCGACGTACTCGTCAAGGGCGTCATCAACCCCGTCGTCGGGGCATTCGGCAGCACCAGCCTCGACGGCTACCACTGGTGCATCAACGGCCCGTGTGCCTACTCCGGCACGGAGGTCACCGAGGGCGTCGCCATCATGTGGGGCGCGCTGCTCGGGGCCACGCTCAACTTCCTGATCACGGCCGCCGTCGTCTACTTCATCATCGTCGGCCCGATGCGCCGGCTGACTGAGCTGCGCAAGCAGGAGAAGGCCGCCGAGGCGACGGTCACCGTCACCGAGCTGTCCGTGCTCACCGAGATCCGCGACCTGCTGGCGGCGCAGCGCCAGGAGGCGACCGGCGAACTCCCCGAGCAGGCGGCGCCCCGCCCGTAG
- a CDS encoding RcpC/CpaB family pilus assembly protein codes for MSRRRRPLLAMLLAVAALFALSLPRPRDAPATVAVVTAARDLPTGRLLTHADLTTTHLPSTALPDGALRDPPSAEGRLLAAPARRGEVITDHRLLGEGLLREYAEAAGSETVAAPVRIADGAAASLLTPGDVIDVLAPTSTVGSPGAAPGAEVVASRATVITVLTGRESTAAGDGLIGGAGGDPDPLLLLAVSSETATALAGAGSHAGLAFALHGRE; via the coding sequence GTGTCCCGCCGCCGCCGGCCGCTGCTCGCCATGCTGCTGGCCGTCGCGGCGCTGTTCGCCCTCTCCCTCCCGCGGCCGAGGGACGCCCCCGCCACGGTGGCGGTGGTCACGGCGGCGCGGGACCTCCCCACCGGCCGGCTGCTGACCCACGCCGACCTCACCACCACCCACCTGCCCTCCACGGCGCTCCCGGACGGCGCGCTGCGCGACCCACCAAGCGCCGAGGGACGCCTACTGGCCGCCCCCGCGCGACGCGGCGAGGTCATCACCGACCACCGCCTGCTCGGCGAAGGGCTGCTCCGCGAGTACGCCGAGGCGGCCGGAAGCGAAACGGTGGCCGCCCCGGTGAGAATCGCCGACGGCGCGGCCGCGTCCCTGCTCACCCCCGGTGACGTGATCGACGTCCTGGCGCCCACATCCACCGTGGGCTCACCCGGCGCCGCCCCTGGCGCCGAGGTGGTGGCCAGTCGCGCGACGGTGATCACCGTGCTGACCGGCCGGGAGAGCACCGCGGCGGGGGACGGCCTGATCGGCGGCGCCGGCGGCGACCCCGATCCACTCCTCCTGCTCGCCGTCTCGTCCGAGACGGCCACGGCCCTGGCCGGCGCCGGCTCCCACGCAGGCCTGGCCTTCGCCCTCCACGGCCGCGAGTGA
- a CDS encoding cysteine hydrolase family protein — protein MPEYAPTSTQDRRRLTLAARPEPLTTTLEETAVVVVDMQNDFGAEGGGVHLGGHDISVVRAAIEPTARVLSAARRAGVPVIYLKHGYLPDLSDMGPRDSKNWIVHAAARVGQPVPAPDGTQGRVLVQDTWNTEILPELAPEAGDIVLRKNRFSAFYGTDLDATLRRLGVRTIVVTGCTTSVCMESTIRDAMFRDYLAVLLADCTGEPQGRAHHESSLVLVERLLGWVSDSESLLRALAELPTDLPADVRAELPTDLPAAG, from the coding sequence ATGCCCGAGTACGCCCCCACCAGCACGCAGGACCGACGGCGACTGACCCTCGCCGCACGGCCGGAGCCGCTCACCACCACCCTGGAGGAGACCGCGGTCGTCGTCGTGGACATGCAGAACGACTTCGGCGCCGAGGGCGGCGGCGTCCACCTCGGCGGACACGACATCTCCGTGGTGCGCGCGGCGATCGAACCCACCGCCCGGGTGCTGTCCGCCGCCAGACGAGCCGGCGTTCCGGTGATCTACCTCAAGCACGGCTACCTCCCCGACCTGTCCGACATGGGGCCGCGCGACTCCAAGAACTGGATCGTCCATGCCGCCGCCCGGGTCGGACAGCCCGTACCGGCGCCCGACGGCACCCAGGGACGCGTCCTCGTCCAGGACACCTGGAACACCGAGATCCTGCCGGAGCTCGCCCCCGAGGCCGGCGACATCGTCCTGCGCAAGAACCGCTTCAGCGCCTTCTACGGGACCGACCTCGACGCCACGCTCCGGCGGCTCGGCGTCCGAACGATCGTGGTCACCGGCTGCACCACCAGCGTCTGCATGGAGTCGACCATCCGGGACGCGATGTTCCGCGACTACCTCGCGGTGCTGCTGGCCGACTGCACGGGCGAGCCGCAGGGCCGGGCGCACCACGAATCGTCCCTGGTACTGGTCGAACGGCTCCTGGGCTGGGTCTCGGACTCCGAGAGCCTGCTGCGCGCCCTCGCCGAACTCCCCACCGACCTGCCCGCCGACGTGCGCGCCGAGCTCCCCACCGACCTGCCGGCCGCGGGCTGA
- a CDS encoding TetR/AcrR family transcriptional regulator, giving the protein MTRPIEAPRNARSRRTRTAVLAATRAILEEEGLEALTMSKVAERVGVSRRGLYLHFASRTELVTALFDYLAEEEGLYRSLDRVWDAPDSVAALREWARHLGRYHPRVLAVDQAVRRVRRHDDDAALHYERAVASQLEHCRRIAEWLEREERLAPPWTVDGATEMLWALISSDLVEALVVERRWSPGLLGDHLALMYERTFVRPR; this is encoded by the coding sequence GTGACCAGACCGATCGAGGCGCCGCGGAACGCCCGGAGCCGGCGCACCCGGACGGCGGTGCTGGCCGCCACCCGGGCCATCCTGGAGGAGGAGGGCCTGGAGGCCCTGACCATGTCGAAGGTGGCGGAGCGGGTCGGGGTCTCCCGGCGCGGCCTCTACCTGCACTTCGCCTCGCGCACCGAGTTGGTGACGGCCTTGTTCGACTACCTGGCCGAGGAGGAGGGGCTGTACCGGTCCCTGGACCGGGTGTGGGACGCGCCCGATTCGGTCGCGGCGCTGCGGGAGTGGGCCCGGCACCTGGGGAGGTACCACCCGCGGGTCCTCGCCGTGGACCAGGCGGTGCGGCGTGTCCGCCGTCACGACGACGACGCCGCGCTGCACTACGAGCGTGCTGTCGCCTCCCAGCTCGAGCACTGCCGCAGGATCGCCGAGTGGCTGGAGCGTGAGGAGCGCCTCGCGCCGCCCTGGACCGTCGACGGTGCCACGGAGATGCTGTGGGCGCTGATCTCCTCGGACCTGGTGGAGGCGCTCGTGGTCGAGCGGCGCTGGTCGCCGGGGCTGCTGGGGGATCATCTGGCGCTGATGTACGAGCGGACGTTCGTCCGGCCGCGCTGA
- a CDS encoding SDR family NAD(P)-dependent oxidoreductase codes for MRTQPTTAAGRTWFITGASRGLGRAFTEAALAAGDRVAAAARTTAGLDRLAAEHDGRLLALELDVTDRPAVFAAVATAAGHFGRLDVVVNNAGTMSMGMIEEFTEDEARAQLETNFFGALWVSQAVLPRLREQRAGHIVQISSIAGLGGFPSTGLYSASKFALEGMSEALAMEAAPFGVKVSIVQPGGYWTDLYTSMRATTPLDAYAPLRAELERQWAEGSVDSEPRLAAEALMKLVDSEEPPLRLLLGSMVYDLAFDLARQRMATWAGWEQVSRAAEHAVPAPTAGADLPTPGEGPGEGPEAGAA; via the coding sequence ATGCGCACCCAGCCGACCACCGCCGCCGGCCGTACCTGGTTCATCACCGGCGCCAGCCGCGGGCTGGGCCGGGCCTTCACCGAGGCCGCCCTGGCGGCCGGCGACCGGGTGGCCGCCGCCGCCCGCACCACGGCGGGCCTCGACCGGCTCGCCGCCGAGCACGACGGACGCCTGTTGGCCCTGGAGCTGGACGTCACCGACCGGCCCGCGGTCTTCGCCGCCGTGGCGACGGCCGCCGGTCACTTCGGCCGGCTGGACGTCGTCGTCAACAACGCCGGCACGATGTCCATGGGCATGATCGAGGAGTTCACCGAGGACGAGGCCCGCGCGCAGCTGGAGACCAACTTCTTCGGCGCGCTCTGGGTCTCCCAGGCCGTCCTGCCGCGGCTGCGCGAGCAGCGGGCCGGACACATCGTGCAGATCTCCAGCATCGCCGGGCTGGGCGGCTTCCCCAGCACCGGCCTGTACAGCGCCAGCAAGTTCGCGCTGGAGGGCATGAGCGAGGCGCTGGCGATGGAGGCGGCCCCCTTCGGCGTCAAGGTGTCCATCGTGCAGCCCGGCGGCTACTGGACCGACCTGTACACCAGCATGCGCGCCACCACACCGCTCGACGCCTACGCCCCGCTCCGTGCCGAACTGGAGAGGCAGTGGGCGGAGGGCTCGGTCGACAGCGAGCCCCGGTTGGCCGCCGAGGCGCTGATGAAGCTGGTGGACAGCGAGGAGCCGCCGCTGCGGCTGCTGCTCGGCAGCATGGTGTACGACCTGGCGTTCGACCTCGCCCGTCAGCGGATGGCCACCTGGGCCGGGTGGGAGCAGGTCAGCCGGGCCGCGGAGCACGCCGTTCCCGCCCCGACGGCCGGCGCGGACCTGCCGACACCGGGAGAGGGGCCGGGCGAGGGCCCGGAGGCGGGGGCGGCGTAG
- a CDS encoding FmdB family zinc ribbon protein, producing MPTYQYQCTECREGLEVVQKFTDDALTECPNCNGQLRKVFSAVGVVFKGSGFYRTDSRSSSGSGGSKSSSSSTTSSSSSSSDSSSSGSSGSTSSSSSSTSSTGASSSSTTKASSAA from the coding sequence GTGCCGACCTACCAGTACCAGTGCACCGAGTGCCGCGAGGGGCTCGAAGTGGTGCAGAAGTTCACCGACGACGCGCTGACCGAGTGCCCGAACTGCAACGGGCAGCTCCGCAAGGTGTTCTCCGCGGTGGGCGTCGTCTTCAAGGGCTCCGGCTTCTACCGCACGGACAGCCGTTCGTCCTCCGGCTCCGGCGGGAGCAAGTCGAGCTCCAGCTCCACGACCTCCTCCTCGTCCTCCTCCTCGGACAGCTCGTCGAGCGGCTCCAGCGGCTCGACGTCGTCGAGCTCGTCGAGCACCTCCTCGACCGGCGCCTCGTCGTCCAGCACCACCAAGGCCAGCTCCGCCGCCTGA
- a CDS encoding MFS transporter gives MPAADPRPFGYARLLRTPGAWRFLLPAFVGRIAYAMLTIGIVLLVSDTTGSYGTAGAVAAVTAACQALVGPQTGRLADRFGQAPVLVPTVLLHGAAVTALTLLALGGAPTWSLFAAAAAAGASTPQIAPMVRTRWAARLAGGPVDGTAGGGPGSPGARRLTTAFSFESVVDESTFVVGPVLATALATGWHPGAALAAEVLLTAVGGLLFAAERSSAPAPTRRPAPAGRHRPTAGEPHSAPPPSTPPRSAQPRSAIAIPAVRLLALVFLGMGSIFGSIQVSMTAFTEAAGTPGLAGVLYGVFAGGSMVAGAVYGAVHWRTEPRRRLLATLSLLTAAAAALWTVQGTAALGGLGLLCGLAIAPSLITAYTLVEAVVPATVRTEAFTWMTGSVGLGLAAGSTVAGRLADVLGPTAGLVVPPVGAGAALLAVLVFGRLLRTPSTPARRIAGSGAGTAAGAAAGGQAGTAATGNAPAAADGR, from the coding sequence GTGCCCGCGGCCGATCCGCGGCCCTTCGGCTACGCCCGGCTGCTGCGCACCCCGGGCGCGTGGCGCTTCCTCCTGCCGGCCTTCGTCGGCCGGATCGCCTACGCCATGCTCACCATCGGCATCGTGCTGCTGGTGAGCGACACCACCGGCTCCTACGGGACCGCCGGCGCGGTGGCGGCGGTGACCGCGGCCTGCCAGGCGCTGGTCGGCCCGCAGACGGGCCGGCTGGCCGACCGCTTCGGGCAGGCCCCGGTGCTCGTCCCAACCGTGCTGCTGCACGGCGCCGCGGTGACGGCCCTGACCCTGCTGGCGCTCGGCGGCGCGCCGACCTGGTCGCTGTTCGCCGCCGCGGCGGCTGCCGGCGCCAGCACCCCGCAGATCGCCCCGATGGTGCGCACCCGCTGGGCGGCCCGGCTCGCCGGCGGCCCCGTGGACGGCACCGCGGGCGGCGGCCCCGGCAGCCCCGGCGCGCGCCGGCTCACCACCGCGTTCTCCTTCGAGTCGGTGGTGGACGAGTCCACCTTCGTCGTCGGCCCGGTGCTGGCCACCGCCCTGGCGACCGGCTGGCACCCCGGCGCGGCCCTGGCCGCCGAGGTGCTCCTCACCGCCGTCGGCGGCCTGTTGTTCGCCGCCGAACGCTCCTCCGCACCGGCCCCCACCCGCCGGCCGGCACCGGCGGGCCGCCACCGGCCCACGGCGGGCGAGCCCCACTCCGCCCCGCCGCCCTCGACCCCGCCCCGCTCCGCCCAGCCCCGGTCGGCCATCGCCATCCCGGCGGTGCGCCTGCTCGCCCTGGTCTTCCTCGGCATGGGCTCGATCTTCGGCTCCATCCAGGTGTCCATGACGGCCTTCACCGAGGCGGCCGGCACCCCCGGGCTCGCCGGCGTGCTGTACGGCGTCTTCGCCGGCGGCAGCATGGTCGCCGGAGCGGTCTACGGTGCCGTGCACTGGCGGACGGAGCCGCGGCGGCGACTCCTGGCCACCCTGTCGCTGCTCACCGCAGCCGCAGCGGCGCTGTGGACGGTGCAGGGCACCGCCGCGCTGGGCGGGCTGGGCCTGCTGTGCGGGCTCGCCATCGCGCCGTCGCTGATCACCGCCTACACCCTGGTGGAGGCCGTCGTGCCGGCCACCGTCCGCACCGAGGCGTTCACCTGGATGACCGGCTCGGTGGGTCTCGGCCTGGCCGCCGGCTCCACCGTGGCCGGCCGACTGGCGGACGTCCTCGGCCCGACGGCGGGGCTGGTCGTGCCGCCGGTCGGCGCCGGCGCCGCGCTGCTGGCGGTGCTCGTGTTCGGCCGCCTGCTGCGAACGCCGTCGACACCGGCCCGCCGGATCGCCGGATCGGGCGCCGGGACGGCCGCCGGGGCAGCCGCGGGTGGACAGGCCGGGACGGCCGCGACCGGCAATGCCCCGGCCGCCGCGGACGGGCGGTGA